The following are encoded in a window of Camelus ferus isolate YT-003-E chromosome 20, BCGSAC_Cfer_1.0, whole genome shotgun sequence genomic DNA:
- the LOC116656650 gene encoding butyrophilin-like protein 1 isoform X2, translated as MEDFCSHSVLCHLTCLLLLVQLPTAGSVEEFLVFSPSDPIVAVLGRDVTLRCRVFPTMSVEDMEPMWFRSKFSEAVFIYQNRQEQNEEQVAQYVGRTSLARRDLLTQGEAAVRIHNVQVSDNGLYTCSFRKGSLYKEATFELKVAGVGSAPAVRITGPEEDGVRVVCTASGWFPKPQVQWRDLRGGKFLAFSEAHAQDAEGLFSVEATLVVRDSSVGNVTCSLLNPVLGQEKAMAIFIPAPFFPQASPWKLAFRVSLTVLMILLLGAGCYTRREHATKLQEVAKKKRLCLDKEQDQREQEEARKEIGELQAQLAWRKSVYLAAWRKAQLYADWRKEKFQDCPVTLDPGSAHSGLVFSHEMKRVALKDFRMFPLEFCAYWALRASQPGTGTGRWRLPSLGPSFHTSCLCQEMCP; from the exons ATGGAGGATTTCTGCAGCCACTCTGTGCTCTGCCATCTcacctgcctgctcctcctcGTCCAGCTGCCCACTGCGGGGTCCGTAG AGGAGTTCTTGGTGTTCAGCCCCTCAGACCCCATCGTGGCAGTGCTCGGCCGGGATGTCACGCTGCGCTGTCGTGTGTTCCCGACCATGAGTGTCGAAGACATGGAGCCGATGTGGTTCCGCTCCAAGTTTTCAGAAGCCGTGTTCATCTATCAAAACCGACAGGAGCAGAATGAGGAGCAGGTGGCTCAATATGTAGGGCGGACCTCACTGGCAAGGAGGGACCTCCTCACACAGGGGGAAGCTGCTGTGCGCATCCATAATGTCCAGGTTTCCGACAATGGGCTGTACACCTGCTCCTTCAGAAAGGGAAGTTTATACAAAGAGGCCACTTTTGAGCTGAAGGTGGCAG GTGTGGGCTCTGCCCCTGCAGTGCGCATCACAGGCCCGGAGGAGGACGGGGTCCGCGTGGTGTGCACGGCCTCGGGGTGGTTCCCGAAGCCCCAGGTGCAGTGGAGAGACCTCCGTGGAGGGAAGTTCCTGGCGTTCTCTGAGGCCCACGCCCAGGATGCTGAAGGGCTGTTCAGTGTGGAGGCCACTCTGGTGGTGAGAGACAGCTCTGTGGGGAACGTGACCTGCTCCCTCCTCAACCCTGTCCTGGGCCAGGAGAAGGCCATGGCCATTTTCATCCCAG CGCCCTTCTTCCCCCAGGCGTCTCCCTGGAAGCTGGCTTTCCGGGTGAGCCTGACTGTGCTGATGATCCTACTCCTTGGGGCTGGATGTTACACCAGGAGAGAACATGCCACAAAGTTACAGGAGGTTGCGAAAAAGAAGCGTCTCTGCCTGGATAAGGAGCAGGACCAGCGGGAACAGGAGGAGGCGCGGAAGGAGATCG GTGAACTCCAGGCACAACTTG CCTGGAGGAAGTCAGTGTACCTGGCTG CCTGGAGGAAGGCCCAGCTGTATGCAG ATTGGCGGAAGGAGAAGTTCCAGGACT GTCCTGTCACTCTGGATCCAGGATCTGCCCATTCAGGCCTTGTCTTCTCTCATGAAATGAAACGTGTGGCCTTGAAAGACTTTCGTATGTTCCCATTAGAGTTCTGTGCATACTGGGCTTTGAGGGCATCACAGCCGGGCACTGGTACTGGGAGGTGGAG gCTTCCTTCTCTGGGGCCCTCTTTCCATACTTCATGCTTATGTCAGGAGATGTGTCCATGA
- the LOC116656650 gene encoding butyrophilin-like protein 1 isoform X1, whose protein sequence is MEDFCSHSVLCHLTCLLLLVQLPTAGSVEEFLVFSPSDPIVAVLGRDVTLRCRVFPTMSVEDMEPMWFRSKFSEAVFIYQNRQEQNEEQVAQYVGRTSLARRDLLTQGEAAVRIHNVQVSDNGLYTCSFRKGSLYKEATFELKVAGVGSAPAVRITGPEEDGVRVVCTASGWFPKPQVQWRDLRGGKFLAFSEAHAQDAEGLFSVEATLVVRDSSVGNVTCSLLNPVLGQEKAMAIFIPAPFFPQASPWKLAFRVSLTVLMILLLGAGCYTRREHATKLQEVAKKKRLCLDKEQDQREQEEARKEIGELQAQLAWRKSVYLAAWRKAQLYAETMERSVVRGDGSRIMTQESLISTRFQQPCLPAWDSGFPKGAFWFLIRVAPKLLLFWIYFWFSGVFLVLWAIRLLSAAFSLTPCPGCVSSSKTP, encoded by the exons ATGGAGGATTTCTGCAGCCACTCTGTGCTCTGCCATCTcacctgcctgctcctcctcGTCCAGCTGCCCACTGCGGGGTCCGTAG AGGAGTTCTTGGTGTTCAGCCCCTCAGACCCCATCGTGGCAGTGCTCGGCCGGGATGTCACGCTGCGCTGTCGTGTGTTCCCGACCATGAGTGTCGAAGACATGGAGCCGATGTGGTTCCGCTCCAAGTTTTCAGAAGCCGTGTTCATCTATCAAAACCGACAGGAGCAGAATGAGGAGCAGGTGGCTCAATATGTAGGGCGGACCTCACTGGCAAGGAGGGACCTCCTCACACAGGGGGAAGCTGCTGTGCGCATCCATAATGTCCAGGTTTCCGACAATGGGCTGTACACCTGCTCCTTCAGAAAGGGAAGTTTATACAAAGAGGCCACTTTTGAGCTGAAGGTGGCAG GTGTGGGCTCTGCCCCTGCAGTGCGCATCACAGGCCCGGAGGAGGACGGGGTCCGCGTGGTGTGCACGGCCTCGGGGTGGTTCCCGAAGCCCCAGGTGCAGTGGAGAGACCTCCGTGGAGGGAAGTTCCTGGCGTTCTCTGAGGCCCACGCCCAGGATGCTGAAGGGCTGTTCAGTGTGGAGGCCACTCTGGTGGTGAGAGACAGCTCTGTGGGGAACGTGACCTGCTCCCTCCTCAACCCTGTCCTGGGCCAGGAGAAGGCCATGGCCATTTTCATCCCAG CGCCCTTCTTCCCCCAGGCGTCTCCCTGGAAGCTGGCTTTCCGGGTGAGCCTGACTGTGCTGATGATCCTACTCCTTGGGGCTGGATGTTACACCAGGAGAGAACATGCCACAAAGTTACAGGAGGTTGCGAAAAAGAAGCGTCTCTGCCTGGATAAGGAGCAGGACCAGCGGGAACAGGAGGAGGCGCGGAAGGAGATCG GTGAACTCCAGGCACAACTTG CCTGGAGGAAGTCAGTGTACCTGGCTG CCTGGAGGAAGGCCCAGCTGTATGCAG AGACAATGGAGAGGTCAGTTGTGAGGGGAGATGGCAGCAGGATAATGACTCAGGAATCGCTCATCTCTACAAGATTCCAGCAACCATGCTTGCCTGCTTGGGACTCAGGTTTTCCTAAGGGAGCCTTTTGGTTCTTGATTCGTGTCGCTCCAAAACTCCTACTCTTTTGGATCTACTTTTGGTTTTCCGGTGTCTTCCTGGTCCTCTGGGCTAttcgtcttctctctgctgcttttTCTCTAACTCCCTGTCCAGGCTGTGTGTCTTCCTCTAAGACTCCTTAG
- the LOC116658386 gene encoding myb-like protein X encodes MNYALICSIIFSGNLREGSKTEVKSGTRETRNAISKQDIHLRIQAVPPQNSQSGPKHQHEREVGGPEETYEKEQKQKTGVKVEELPGKTQSKEEKREKDNERKHTREDMDKEKKIDKDQPKKGDGEKDKGEKGEQRVNMKKKGDEDRENKDKKGDEDKEEDQDKKGDEDKNEHKDKKEDEDKDMKGDEDKTQDKVMKGNEDKTEGKDKKEDENIKEDKDKMEDENKTEDNSMKGNEDKTEDKDKEEDENMKEDKDKMEDEDKTEDKGMKGDEDKKTETEDKKGVKDKKESKNIKGESKNKRDKTEISKEEKGINQKEDSRKKRDSKKRSR; translated from the coding sequence ATGAATTATGCACTTATATGCTCTATTATATTTTCAGGTAATTTGAGAGAAGGTTCAAAAACAGAGGTAAAAAGTGGCACTAGAGAAACAAGGAATGCTATCTCCAAACAGGATATTCATTTAAGAATTCAGGCAGTCCCACCACAAAATAGCCAAAGTGGTCCTAAGCACCAACATGAAAGAGAAGTAGGTGGCCCTGAGGAGACctatgaaaaggaacaaaaacagaaaactggaGTGAAAGTTGAAGAGCTTCCTGGGAAAACTCAGagtaaagaagagaagagagagaaagacaatgaaAGGAAACATACTAGGGAGGACAtggacaaggaaaagaaaatagataaggACCAACCAAAGAAAGGGGATGGTGAAAAAGATAAAGGTGAAAAAGGGGAACAAAGGGTGAACATGAAAAAGAAGGGAGATGAGGacagggaaaataaagacaagaagGGAGATGAAGACAAGGAGGAGGACCAGGACAAGAAGGGAGATGAAGACAAAAATGAGCACAAAGACAAGAAGGAAGATGAGGACAAGGACATGAAGGGAGATGAGGACAAGACACAGGACAAGGTCATGAAGGGAAATGAGGACAAGACAGAGGGCAAGGACAAGAAGGAAGACGAGAACATAAAAGAGGACAAGGATAAGATGGAAGATGAGAACAAGACAGAGGACAACAGCATGAAGGGAAATGAGGACAAGACAGAGGACAAGGACAAGGAGGAAGACGAGAACATGAAAGAGGACAAGGATAAGATGGAAGATGAGGACAAGACAGAGGACAAGGGCATGAAGGGAGATGAGGacaaaaagacagagacagaggacaaGAAGGGAGTCAAGGACAAAAAGGAGAGCAAGAATATCAAAGGTGAGTCTAAGAATAAAAGggacaaaacagaaataagtaaAGAGGAGAAGGGTATAAACCAAAAAGAAGATTCCAGGAAGAAAAGGGACAGTAAAAAAAGGTCACGTTGA